In the Telopea speciosissima isolate NSW1024214 ecotype Mountain lineage chromosome 2, Tspe_v1, whole genome shotgun sequence genome, one interval contains:
- the LOC122652096 gene encoding myb family transcription factor IPN2-like, which translates to MFQSKKPTMNSHERPMCVQGDSGLVLTTDPKPRLRWTVELHERFVDAVTQLGGPDKATPKTIMRVMGVKGLTLYHLKSHLQKFRLGKQPHKEFNDHSVKEGERGLDLQRNASSGIMGRSINENGQITDALRMQMEVQRRLQEQIEVQRHLQLRIEAQGKYMQSILEKACQTLDGENMASGSYKGVSNQDFGSPMGGFPSLQDLHIYGGEQVDIQPHMERSSSLEGFIPTANDSICLGKKRHSPYNSGSSKINPLMWPDDLRLQELGTAAAAASSLGTQEDAFKGYQLQIGGSTTMDSGSDMDSMSDIYESKPNLSGDGVGEKRFEASAKLERPSPRRAPHNQVERINPMIKGGTLHQGRNLPYV; encoded by the exons ATGTTCCAATCCAAGAAACCTACTATGAATTCACATGAAAGGCCTATGTGTGTTCAAGGAGACTCGGGGCTTGTTCTCACAACAGACCCAAAGCCTCGCCTTCGATGGACTGTCGAGCTTCATGAAAGATTCGTTGATGCTGTGACTCAACTCGGAGGACCTGACA AGGCCACACCGAAGACCATCATGAGAGTTATGGGTGTCAAGGGTCTCACTCTATACCATCTCAAGAGCCATCTCCAG AAATTCAGGCTTGGGAAGCAACCACATAAGGAATTCAATGATCACTCAGTTAAGGAGGGTGAGAGAG GACTAGACCTTCAGAGAAATGCTTCCTCAGGGATAATGGGTCGAAGCATAAATGA GAACGGTCAGATCACTGATGCCCTTAGGATGCAAATGGAAGTCCAAAGGAGATTGCAAGAACAGATAGAG GTACAAAGGCACCTCCAGTTGAGAATTGAAGCACAAGGTAAGTATATGCAATCAATACTAGAGAAAGCTTGTCAAACACTTGATGGTGAAAACATGGCTTCAGGAAGCTACAAGGGTGTGAGTAATCAAGATTTTGGTTCTCCAATGGGGGGCTTCCCTTCTCTTCAAGACCTACACATATATGGAGGAGAGCAAGTTGACATACAACCACATATGGAAAGATCATCATCTCTTGAAGGATTCATACCAACAGCCAACGATTCCATCTGTCTTGGTAAGAAGAGGCATAGTCCATATAACAGTGGTAGTAGCAAGATTAATCCTCTAATGTGGCCTGATGACCTCAGATTACAAGAAttaggaacagcagcagcagcagcatcatCTCTAGGAACTCAAGAAGATGCATTCAAGGGTTATCAGCTTCAAATTGGTGGGTCGACCACGATGGATAGCGGTTCAGATATGGATTCCATGTCGGATATTTACGAATCTAAGCCAAACCTCTCCGGCGATGGTGTGGGAGAAAAAAGATTTGAAGCATCGGCGAAACTTGAAAGGCCGTCGCCGCGAAGAGCACCACATAATCAAGTAGAGAGAATTAATCCTATGATCAAGGGTGGTACCTTACATCAAGGAAGAAATTTGCCTTATGTTTGA
- the LOC122652095 gene encoding RCC1 domain-containing protein RUG3, mitochondrial: protein MASRLRCVPLARYISSSSSSKVPLLWKPETEPSDGTTTTIQLLSWGRGASGQLGGGIEEIRLYPTTVASLLLPSNFQLSPIPGRLDATSAASNGGADSSLPSRSLEVGISCGLFHSSLLVDGKFWIWGKGDGGRLGFGHENPAFVPTLNPNLDGVRSLALGGVHSVALTSLGEVFTWGYGGFGALGHSVYTRERLPRLVKGSWDEKLCHIATSGAHTTAITDSGELYVWGRDEGDGRLGLGAGRGPNEGGAFSIPSKVKALPVPVAAVTCGGFFTMALTKDGQLWNWGANSNHELGRGDKVGGWKPQPIPSLQDVRIIQMASGGYHSLALTDDGKVLSWGHGGQGQLGHSSIENQKVPVVIESLVEEHITYIACGGSSSAAITDKGKLYMWGNARDCQLGVPGLPEVQPSPVEVKFLMEDDGLGPHHVLSVGVGASHAMCLVLRSGCQS, encoded by the exons ATGGCGAGTCGCCTGCGCTGTGTACCACTAGCACGTTACATttcctcttcgtcttcttctaaAGTTCCCCTTCTCTGGAAGCCCGAAACCGAGCCATCCGATGGGACGACTACCACAATCCAACTCCTCTCATGGGGTCGTGGTGCCTCTGGTCAACTAGGTGGCGGCATTGAAGAGATTCGCCTCTATCCGACCACTGTCgcctctctcctcctcccctcCAATTTCCAGCTCTCCCCTATTCCTGGTCGTCTCGATGCCACTTCTGCCGCCAGCAACGGTGGCGCTGACTCATCACTGCCATCGCGATCATTGGAGGTAGGCATCTCATGCGGCCTCTTCCACTCTTCCTTACTTGTCGATGGTAAATTCTGGATTTGGGGCAAAGGCGATGGTGGCCGCCTCGGCTTCGGCCATGAAAACCCTGCTTTTGTTCCGACTTTGAATCCCAACCTCGACGGCGTCCGAAGCCTCGCTCTTGGTGGGGTTCACTCCGTTGCCCTCACATCTCTTGGTGAAGTCTTCACTTG GGGTTACGGTGGTTTTGGAGCTCTAGGGCATTCTGTATATACCAGAGAGAGGTTGCCTAGATTGGTGAAAGGTTCTTGGGATGAGAAGTTATGCCACATTGCAACTAGTGGAGCTCATACTACTGCTATCACTGATTCAG GTGAACTTTATGTTTGGGGTCGTGATGAAGGTGATGGTAGATTGGgcctgggtgctggccgtgGCCCGAATGAAGGTGGTGCGTTTAGCATCCCTTCCAAAGTAAAAGCATTACCTGTGCCTGTAGCTGCTGTAACTTGTGGGGGTTTTTTCACAATGGCACTAACTAAAGACGGGCAACTTTGGAATTGGGGAG CAAACTCTAACCATGAGCTTGGAAGAGGTGATAAGGTTGGTGGTTGGAAGCCACAGCCGATTCCTAGCCTGCAAGATGTTCGTATCATTCAGATGGCAAGTGGTGGATATCACTCTCTGGCATTAACTG ATGACGGTAAAGTGCTTTCTTGGGGCCACGGTGGACAAGGTCAGTTGGGTCATTCTTCAATTGAAAACCAAAAGGTTCCAGTAGTGATTGAGTCTTTAGTTGAGGAGCACATCACATACATTGCATGTGGAGGTTCCTCATCAGCTGCTATCACTG ATAAAGGAAAGCTATACATGTGGGGAAATGCAAGGGATTGTCAACTTGGGGTTCCTGGGCTGCCAGAGGTACAACCTTCGCCTGTTGAAGTGAAGTTTTTGATGGAGGATGATGGATTGGGGCCCCACCATGTACTCTCAGTTGGAGTTGGTGCATCTCATGCCATGTGCTTGGTTTTGAGGTCTGGATGTCAGAGTTGA
- the LOC122652684 gene encoding V-type proton ATPase catalytic subunit A, whose amino-acid sequence MPSIIGSRLTTFEDSEKESEYGYVRKVSGPVVVADGMAGAAMYELVRVGHDNLIGEIIRLEGDSATIQVYEETAGLMVNDPVLRTHKPLSVELGPGILGNIFDGIQRPLKTIAIKSGDVYIPRGVSVPALDKDILWEFQPKKLGEGDLLTGGDLYANVFENSLMQHHVALPPDAMGKITYIAPAGQYSLKDTVLELEFQGVKKQFTMLQTWPVRTPRPVSSKLAADTPLLTGQRVLDALFPSVLGGTCAIPGAFGCGKTVISQALSKYSNSDTVVYVGCGERGNEMAEVLMDFPQLTMTLPDGREESVMKRTTLVANTSNMPVAAREASIYTGITIAEYFRDMGYNVSMMADSTSRWAEALREISGRLAEMPADSGYPAYLAARLASFYERAGKVKCLGGPERTGSVTIVGAVSPPGGDFSDPVTSATLSIVQVFWGLDKKLAQRKHFPSVNWLISYSKYSTALESFYEQFDPDFIAIRTKAREVLQREDDLNEIVQLVGKDALAETDKITLETAKLLREDYLAQNAFTPYDKFCPFYKSVWMMRNIIHFYNLANQAVERGAGMDGQKITYSLIKHKMGDLFYRLVSQKFEDPAEGEAALVAKFSKLHEDLIAGFRNLEDETR is encoded by the exons ATGCCGTCGATCATTGGATCTCGATTGACGACATTTGAGGATTCGGAGAAGGAAAGCGAGTATGGCTACGTTCGCAAG GTATCAGGACCAGTTGTTGTTGCAGATGGAATGGCAGGGGCTGCTATGTATGAACTTGTTCGTGTAGGACATGACAACCTTATTGGGGAAATTATTAGATTGGAAGGAGATTCTGCTACAATCcaag TTTATGAAGaaacagctggtctgatggtgAATGATCCTGTTCTACGAACACACAAG CCTCTTTCAGTAGAGTTAGGACCTGGAATTTTGGGGAACATCTTCGATGGTATTCAG AGGCCTTTGAAAACTATTGCTATAAAATCTGGTGATGTCTATATACCTCGTGGGGTCTCTGTCCCAGCTCTGGACAAAGATATCCTCTGGGAATTCCAACCCAAGAAATTAG GTGAGGGAGACCTTCTAACTGGCGGAGATTTATATGCT AATGTCTTTGAGAACAGTTTGATGCAACACCATGTTGCACTTCCTCCTGATGCTATGGGAAAGATCACTTACATTGCACCTGCAGGTCAATACTCACTAAAG GATACTGTGTTAGAGCTCGAGTTTCAGGGTGTCAAAAAGCAATTTACCATGCTTCAG ACTTGGCCTGTCCGTACACCACGGCCTGTTTCATCGAAGCTTGCTGCTGATACACCTCTCTTGACTGGACAG CGTGTTCTCGATGCCCTTTTCCCCTCTGTTCTTGGGGGGACTTGTGCCATTCCTGGAGCATTTGGTTGTGGGAAAACAGTCATTAGTCAAGCTCTTTCTAAG TACTCTAATTCTGACACTGTGGTTTATGTTGGTTgtggagagagaggaaatgaaATGGCAGAG GTTCTTATGGATTTTCCTCAATTGACTATGACATTGCCTGATGGCCGTGAAGAATCCGTCATGAAGCGCACGACACTTGTAGCTAACACTTCCAACATGCCTGTCGCTGCTCGAGAGGCCTCCATTTATACAG GCATCACGATAGCTGAATATTTCAGAGACATGGGTTACAATGTTAGTATGATGGCTGATTCGACATCTCGTTGGGCAGAAGCTTTGCGTGAAATATCAGGGCGTCTG gCAGAAATGCCTGCAGATAGTGGTTATCCTGCTTATCTCGCGGCACGTTTAGCCTCTTTCTACGAACGTGCGGGTAAAGTGAAGTGTCTTGGTGGGCCAGAACGTACTGGTAGTGTCACAATTGTTGGTGCTGTTTCTCCTCCAGGAGGAGATTTCTCAGATCCTGTGACATCTGCAACCCTCAGTATTGTTCAG GTCTTCTGGGGTCTGGACAAGAAACTTGCTCAGAGGAAACACTTCCCATCTGTAAACTGgcttatttcttattcaaaGTACTCAACG GCCTTAGAGTCTTTCTATGAGCAATTTGATCCAGATTTTATTGCAATCCGGACAAAAGCACGTGAAGTGCTGCAGAGAGAGGATGACCTGAATGAAATTGTCCAG CTTGTCGGTAAAGATGCTTTGGCAGAAACAGATAAGATTACCTTGGAGACTGCTAAGCTTCTGAGGGAGGACTATCTTGCCCAGAATGCATTTACTCC ATACGATAAATTTTGCCCATTTTACAAGTCGGTTTGGATGATGCGCAACATTATCCATTTCTACAATTTGGCCAATCAG GCGGTAGAGCGAGGTGCTGGTATGGATGGGCAGAAAATAACGTACAGCCTTATCAAACACAAGATGGGAGATCTCTTTTACCGATTAGT GTCCCAGAAATTTGAGGATCCAGCAGAAGGGGAGGCAGCTCTGGTGGCAAAATTTAGTAAGCTACATGAAGACTTGATTGCAGGTTTCCGTAACCTTGAGGATGAAACTCGATGA